In Canis lupus familiaris isolate Mischka breed German Shepherd chromosome 24, alternate assembly UU_Cfam_GSD_1.0, whole genome shotgun sequence, a single genomic region encodes these proteins:
- the NECAB3 gene encoding N-terminal EF-hand calcium-binding protein 3 isoform X1 produces MACAGLLTVCLLRPPAPEPRRPPAPAPAPSPAAGLALFQDVFRRADKNDDGKLSFEEFQNYFADGVLSPGELRELFNSIDGHSTDNLETERLCDYFSEHLGVYRPVLAALESLNCAVLTAMDTTKLEYERASKVDQFVTRFLLRETVSQLQALQSSLEGASDTLEAQAQGPRSDEDSVEVQSRPHGSRRAGRRALRSVSRSPNWSPGSSDTGQSSEAEMQWRLQVNRLQELIDQLECKAPRLEPLHEEELTEGPGSHILVAQRQVQVAEEALQDFHRALCCYVDFTGAQSHCLHVSAQKMLDNASFTLYEFWRDEASWRRHQHSACSKAFQRILIDHLRAPDTLTTVFFPASWWIMNNN; encoded by the exons ATGGCGTGCGCGGGGCTGCTCACCGTGTGCCTGCTCCGGCCGCCCGCGCCCGAGCCCCGgcggccccccgcgcccgcgcccgcgccctcgCCCGCCGCCGGACTTGCGCTCTTCCAGGAC GTTTTCCGCAGAGCAGACAAGAATG ATGATGGTAAGCTCTCATTTGAGGAATTCCAGAATTACTTTGCTGATGGGGTTCTCAGCCCTGGGGAGCTGCGGGAGCTGTTCAACAGCATTGATGGGCATTCCACCGA CAATTTGGAAACAGAGAGACTGTGTG ACTATTTCTCAGAACACCTGGGTGTCTACCGGCCGGTGCTGGCCGCACTGGAGTCGCTGAACTGTGCAGTGCTCACTGCCATGGACACCACCAAGCTG GAGTATGAGCGGGCCTCCAAGGTTGACCAGTTTGTGACCCGCTTCCTCCTGCGGGAGACAGTGAGCCAGCTACAGGCCCTGCAGAGTTCGCTGGAAGGGGCGTCGGACACCctggaggcccaggcccagggcccacG GTCAGATGAAGACAGCGTGGAGGTGCAGAGCAGGCCCCATGGCAGCCGGCGGGCAGGGCGCAGGGCCCTGCGGAGTGTCAGTCGGTCACCCAACTGGTCTCCTGGCTCCTCAGACACAG GGCAGAGCTCAGAAGCCGAGATGCAGTGGCGGCTCCAAGTCAACCGTCTCCAGGAGCTCATTGACCAGCTCGAGTGTAAG GCCCCTAGGCTGGAACCTCTGCATGAAGAGGAGCTTACCGAGGGGCCTGGCTCG CACATCCTCGTGGCCCAGCGGCAGGTGCAGGTGGCAGAGGAAGCCCTGCAGGATTTCCACCGTGCCCTGTGCTGCTATGTGGACTTCACAGGGGCCCAGAGCCATTGCCTGCA TGTGTCTGCCCAGAAGATGCTGGACAATGCCTCTTTCACCCTGTATGAGTTCTGGCGGGATGAGGCCTCTTGGAGAAG GCACCAGCATTCTGCTTGTAGTAAGGCCTTCCAGCGCATCCTCATTGACCACCTGCGGGCTCCGGACACCCTCACCACTGTGTTCTTCCCAG CCTCCTGGTGGATTATGAATAATAACTGA
- the NECAB3 gene encoding N-terminal EF-hand calcium-binding protein 3 isoform X2 → MACAGLLTVCLLRPPAPEPRRPPAPAPAPSPAAGLALFQDVFRRADKNDDGKLSFEEFQNYFADGVLSPGELRELFNSIDGHSTDNLETERLCDYFSEHLGVYRPVLAALESLNCAVLTAMDTTKLEYERASKVDQFVTRFLLRETVSQLQALQSSLEGASDTLEAQAQGPRSDEDSVEVQSRPHGSRRAGRRALRSVSRSPNWSPGSSDTGQSSEAEMQWRLQVNRLQELIDQLECKAPRLEPLHEEELTEGPGSHILVAQRQVQVAEEALQDFHRALCCYVDFTGAQSHCLHVSAQKMLDNASFTLYEFWRDEASWRRYAVAPTPLYCPVEQQWAPDGL, encoded by the exons ATGGCGTGCGCGGGGCTGCTCACCGTGTGCCTGCTCCGGCCGCCCGCGCCCGAGCCCCGgcggccccccgcgcccgcgcccgcgccctcgCCCGCCGCCGGACTTGCGCTCTTCCAGGAC GTTTTCCGCAGAGCAGACAAGAATG ATGATGGTAAGCTCTCATTTGAGGAATTCCAGAATTACTTTGCTGATGGGGTTCTCAGCCCTGGGGAGCTGCGGGAGCTGTTCAACAGCATTGATGGGCATTCCACCGA CAATTTGGAAACAGAGAGACTGTGTG ACTATTTCTCAGAACACCTGGGTGTCTACCGGCCGGTGCTGGCCGCACTGGAGTCGCTGAACTGTGCAGTGCTCACTGCCATGGACACCACCAAGCTG GAGTATGAGCGGGCCTCCAAGGTTGACCAGTTTGTGACCCGCTTCCTCCTGCGGGAGACAGTGAGCCAGCTACAGGCCCTGCAGAGTTCGCTGGAAGGGGCGTCGGACACCctggaggcccaggcccagggcccacG GTCAGATGAAGACAGCGTGGAGGTGCAGAGCAGGCCCCATGGCAGCCGGCGGGCAGGGCGCAGGGCCCTGCGGAGTGTCAGTCGGTCACCCAACTGGTCTCCTGGCTCCTCAGACACAG GGCAGAGCTCAGAAGCCGAGATGCAGTGGCGGCTCCAAGTCAACCGTCTCCAGGAGCTCATTGACCAGCTCGAGTGTAAG GCCCCTAGGCTGGAACCTCTGCATGAAGAGGAGCTTACCGAGGGGCCTGGCTCG CACATCCTCGTGGCCCAGCGGCAGGTGCAGGTGGCAGAGGAAGCCCTGCAGGATTTCCACCGTGCCCTGTGCTGCTATGTGGACTTCACAGGGGCCCAGAGCCATTGCCTGCA TGTGTCTGCCCAGAAGATGCTGGACAATGCCTCTTTCACCCTGTATGAGTTCTGGCGGGATGAGGCCTCTTGGAGAAG GTATGCTGTGGCTCCCACCCCTCTCTACTGCCCTGTGGAGCAGCAATGGGCCCCTGATGGCCTCTGA
- the NECAB3 gene encoding N-terminal EF-hand calcium-binding protein 3 isoform X3: MACAGLLTVCLLRPPAPEPRRPPAPAPAPSPAAGLALFQDVFRRADKNDDGKLSFEEFQNYFADGVLSPGELRELFNSIDGHSTDNLETERLCDYFSEHLGVYRPVLAALESLNCAVLTAMDTTKLEYERASKVDQFVTRFLLRETVSQLQALQSSLEGASDTLEAQAQGPRSDEDSVEVQSRPHGSRRAGRRALRSVSRSPNWSPGSSDTGQSSEAEMQWRLQVNRLQELIDQLECKAPRLEPLHEEELTEGPGSHILVAQRQVQVAEEALQDFHRALCCYVDFTGAQSHCLHVSAQKMLDNASFTLYEFWRDEASWRRGN; this comes from the exons ATGGCGTGCGCGGGGCTGCTCACCGTGTGCCTGCTCCGGCCGCCCGCGCCCGAGCCCCGgcggccccccgcgcccgcgcccgcgccctcgCCCGCCGCCGGACTTGCGCTCTTCCAGGAC GTTTTCCGCAGAGCAGACAAGAATG ATGATGGTAAGCTCTCATTTGAGGAATTCCAGAATTACTTTGCTGATGGGGTTCTCAGCCCTGGGGAGCTGCGGGAGCTGTTCAACAGCATTGATGGGCATTCCACCGA CAATTTGGAAACAGAGAGACTGTGTG ACTATTTCTCAGAACACCTGGGTGTCTACCGGCCGGTGCTGGCCGCACTGGAGTCGCTGAACTGTGCAGTGCTCACTGCCATGGACACCACCAAGCTG GAGTATGAGCGGGCCTCCAAGGTTGACCAGTTTGTGACCCGCTTCCTCCTGCGGGAGACAGTGAGCCAGCTACAGGCCCTGCAGAGTTCGCTGGAAGGGGCGTCGGACACCctggaggcccaggcccagggcccacG GTCAGATGAAGACAGCGTGGAGGTGCAGAGCAGGCCCCATGGCAGCCGGCGGGCAGGGCGCAGGGCCCTGCGGAGTGTCAGTCGGTCACCCAACTGGTCTCCTGGCTCCTCAGACACAG GGCAGAGCTCAGAAGCCGAGATGCAGTGGCGGCTCCAAGTCAACCGTCTCCAGGAGCTCATTGACCAGCTCGAGTGTAAG GCCCCTAGGCTGGAACCTCTGCATGAAGAGGAGCTTACCGAGGGGCCTGGCTCG CACATCCTCGTGGCCCAGCGGCAGGTGCAGGTGGCAGAGGAAGCCCTGCAGGATTTCCACCGTGCCCTGTGCTGCTATGTGGACTTCACAGGGGCCCAGAGCCATTGCCTGCA TGTGTCTGCCCAGAAGATGCTGGACAATGCCTCTTTCACCCTGTATGAGTTCTGGCGGGATGAGGCCTCTTGGAGAAG agggaactga
- the NECAB3 gene encoding N-terminal EF-hand calcium-binding protein 3 isoform X4 — protein sequence MACAGLLTVCLLRPPAPEPRRPPAPAPAPSPAAGLALFQDVFRRADKNDDGKLSFEEFQNYFADGVLSPGELRELFNSIDGHSTDNLETERLCDYFSEHLGVYRPVLAALESLNCAVLTAMDTTKLEYERASKVDQFVTRFLLRETVSQLQALQSSLEGASDTLEAQAQGPRSDEDSVEVQSRPHGSRRAGRRALRSVSRSPNWSPGSSDTGQSSEAEMQWRLQVNRLQELIDQLECKAPRLEPLHEEELTEGPGSHILVAQRQVQVAEEALQDFHRALCCYVDFTGAQSHCLQPPQCVCPEDAGQCLFHPV from the exons ATGGCGTGCGCGGGGCTGCTCACCGTGTGCCTGCTCCGGCCGCCCGCGCCCGAGCCCCGgcggccccccgcgcccgcgcccgcgccctcgCCCGCCGCCGGACTTGCGCTCTTCCAGGAC GTTTTCCGCAGAGCAGACAAGAATG ATGATGGTAAGCTCTCATTTGAGGAATTCCAGAATTACTTTGCTGATGGGGTTCTCAGCCCTGGGGAGCTGCGGGAGCTGTTCAACAGCATTGATGGGCATTCCACCGA CAATTTGGAAACAGAGAGACTGTGTG ACTATTTCTCAGAACACCTGGGTGTCTACCGGCCGGTGCTGGCCGCACTGGAGTCGCTGAACTGTGCAGTGCTCACTGCCATGGACACCACCAAGCTG GAGTATGAGCGGGCCTCCAAGGTTGACCAGTTTGTGACCCGCTTCCTCCTGCGGGAGACAGTGAGCCAGCTACAGGCCCTGCAGAGTTCGCTGGAAGGGGCGTCGGACACCctggaggcccaggcccagggcccacG GTCAGATGAAGACAGCGTGGAGGTGCAGAGCAGGCCCCATGGCAGCCGGCGGGCAGGGCGCAGGGCCCTGCGGAGTGTCAGTCGGTCACCCAACTGGTCTCCTGGCTCCTCAGACACAG GGCAGAGCTCAGAAGCCGAGATGCAGTGGCGGCTCCAAGTCAACCGTCTCCAGGAGCTCATTGACCAGCTCGAGTGTAAG GCCCCTAGGCTGGAACCTCTGCATGAAGAGGAGCTTACCGAGGGGCCTGGCTCG CACATCCTCGTGGCCCAGCGGCAGGTGCAGGTGGCAGAGGAAGCCCTGCAGGATTTCCACCGTGCCCTGTGCTGCTATGTGGACTTCACAGGGGCCCAGAGCCATTGCCTGCA GCCCCCACAGTGTGTCTGCCCAGAAGATGCTGGACAATGCCTCTTTCACCCTGTATGA
- the ACTL10 gene encoding actin-like protein 10 isoform X3 has protein sequence MWSPGTEQGRGAPHPSQKAGQRQHGLWPPVVTGPAMGNNSSHRRTKVPKQARRESPPDMGKAGRKPFFSHFKRKKPSAKIVLLFPADKLQQPAEVAAGAGAGARPGRPREDAAGIPGGSPAAAPTLRGAGDGAAPSEGARAREMKTILALLLLLLLLDARLREERRCAAGGGAGGRRGPEAAGARRERRTLGRGGASGPRAEPEAAKSRPGRRKSGSSGPGAAAKRARSFRSRGRGFGREPEPRAESRKAGLQLQRGQRRRSLRAGPPNATAASLGGSGRLRRPPPGGRVAVVLDQGSGFVKAGFAGEQQPRLVLKSSSPGPGALGCELGDGGARAHPIKHGVVVDWQALEGLWERLLVGGLRVCPERWPVLVSDSPSAPPAGREKVAELLFEALAVPACHMASSALLALCSAGAFSGLAVEAGAGVCHATPIYAGHSWQEATFRLDVAGSTLSRYLRDLLVAAFPDLQLRALPRKAITQLKKRCCYVSLDFEGDLLNPDRHHPATFCLGNGCSVCLSSERFRCPEPIFQPRLLGQTKPGLPALVFQALQKVPARLRTRLADTVVLAGGSTLFPGFTERLEMELEAQCRRHGYGALRPHLVAKPGRGTAVWTGGSMVASLRSFQCHWITRAMYQEYGSRLVHEVFN, from the exons ATGTGGTCtccagggacagagcaggggcggggtgctccccaccccagccagaaGGCAGGGCAGAGGCAGCATGGGCTGTGGCCCCCAGTGGTGACCGGCCCTGCCATGGGAAACAACAGTTCTCACAGGAGGACCAAAGTGCCCAAGCAGGCCCGCAGGGAGAGCCCACCTGACATGGGCAAGGCTGGGCGGAAACCGTTCTTTAGCCACTTCAAGAGGAAGAAGCCAAGT gccaaGATCGTGCTGCTGTTCCCCGCGGACAAGCTGCAGCAGCCGGCCGAGgtggcggcgggcgcgggcgcgggcgcgcggCCCGGGCGGCCCCGCGAGGACGCGGCGGGCATCCCCGGGGGCTCCCCGGCGGCGGCGCCCACGCTGCGAGGAGCGGGCGACGGCGCGGCCCCGAGCGAGGGCGCACGCGCGCGCGAGATGAAGACGATCctggcgctgctgctgctgctgctgctgctggacgCGCGGCTGCGGGAGGAGAGGCGCtgcgcggcggggggcggcgcgg GCGGGCGAAGAGGGCCAGAAGCGGCTGGAGCCAGGCGAGAGCGGAGGACACTTGGAagaggcggggcctcggggccgcGGGCGGAGCCAGAAGCTGCAAAGAGCCGTCCAGGCCGGCGGAAGAGTGGAAGCTCGGGCCCAGGGGCTGCAGCCAAGAGAGCGCGCTCGTTCCGCAGCAGAGGCCGGGGCTTCGGCCGGGAGCCAGAGCCGAGAGCCGAGAGCCGAAAGGCAGGCCTCCAGCTCCAGCGGGGCCAGCGGCGGCGGAGCCTCAGGGCCGGGCCGCCGAACGCCACGGCGGCCTCGCTGGGCGGCAGCGGGCGGCTCCGACGGCCGCCGCCGGGGGGCCGCGTGGCGGTGGTGCTGGACCAGGGCTCGGGCTTCGTCAAGGCGGGCTTCGCGGGCGAGCAGCAGCCGCGCCTGGTGCTGAAGAGCTCCAGCCCGGGGCCCGGCGCACTGGGCTGCGAGCTGGGGGACGGGGGGGCGCGGGCGCACCCCATCAAGCACGGCGTGGTCGTGGACTGGCAGGCGCTGGAGGGGCTGTGGGAGCGCCTGCTGGTGGGCGGCCTGCGGGTGTGCCCGGAGCGGTGGCCCGTGCTGGTGAGTGACTCGCCGTCGGCGCCGCCCGCGGGCCGCGAGAAGGTAGCCGAGCTGCTGTTCGAGGCCCTGGCGGTGCCCGCGTGCCACATGGCCAGCTCCGCGTTGCTGGCGCTCTGCTCCGCCGGCGCGTTCAGCGGGCTGGCCGTGGAGGCAGGCGCGGGCGTGTGCCACGCCACGCCCATCTATGCGGGCCACTCGTGGCAGGAGGCCACCTTCCGGCTGGACGTGGCAGGCAGCACCCTGTCGCGCTACCTGCGGGACCTGCTGGTGGCAGCGTTCCCCGACCTACAGCTGCGGGCCCTGCCCCGCAAGGCTATCACACAGCTCAAGAAACGCTGCTGCTATGTGTCGCTGGACTTTGAGGGTGACCTTCTTAACCCTGACCGCCACCACCCGGCCACTTTCTGCTTAGGCAATGGCTGCTCTGTCTGTCTCAGCAGCGAGCGCTTCCGCTGCCCCGAACCCATCTTCCAGCCGCGTCTGCTAGGCCAGACCAAGCCAGGACTGCCTGCACTGGTCTTCCAGGCATTGCAGAAGGTTCCTGCAAGGCTACGCACTCGGCTCGCTGATACCGTGGTGCTGGCCGGTGGCTCCACACTCTTCCCCGGCTTCACTGAGCGCCTGGAAATGGAGCTGGAGGCACAGTGCCGGAGGCATGGCTATGGGGCCCTGAGGCCGCACCTGGTGGCCAAGCCTGGGCGTGGCACAGCAGTATGGACAGGCGGCTCCATGGTGGCCTCCTTGCGCTCCTTCCAATGCCACTGGATAACCCGGGCCATGTACCAGGAGTATGGCTCCAGGCTAGTGCATGAAGTGTTCAACTGA